One window of Anaerolineales bacterium genomic DNA carries:
- a CDS encoding isoprenylcysteine carboxylmethyltransferase family protein, with amino-acid sequence MTRLKSILFFMLAPGMVAGLIPLALFRIGPRLETGFLTFLAFPLWVNGIAILVWCFWDFLVKGKGTPAPIDPPKQLVVSGLYRYVRNPMYMGVLLILIGHFAWFGYWGSLIYAAVVWIAFDLFVRFYEEPNLRSKFGADYEGYLKRVPRWIPRFR; translated from the coding sequence ATGACCAGATTAAAGTCGATTCTGTTTTTCATGCTTGCGCCGGGTATGGTTGCAGGCTTGATTCCATTGGCGCTGTTTCGAATCGGTCCGAGGCTTGAAACCGGATTCCTCACTTTCCTTGCCTTTCCATTATGGGTAAATGGAATCGCGATTTTGGTCTGGTGTTTTTGGGATTTCCTCGTCAAGGGAAAAGGCACACCCGCCCCGATCGATCCGCCGAAGCAGTTGGTGGTTTCAGGTTTGTATCGATACGTCCGCAACCCGATGTATATGGGCGTGCTATTGATTCTTATCGGTCACTTCGCATGGTTTGGGTACTGGGGATCATTGATCTATGCAGCCGTTGTATGGATTGCATTCGATCTCTTTGTCAGGTTTTACGAGGAGCCGAATCTTCGTTCCAAATTTGGGGCAGACTATGAAGGTTATCTCAAGCGTGTACCTCGTTGGATTCCGCGCTTTCGATGA
- a CDS encoding CPBP family intramembrane metalloprotease, with translation MSTQEITSKKDQYTLWQILGIWLAGGAPMWLLSWVAYPTLSAGLPPLDAGLLRYKLLTVGLIWQFALAMIILYREEGNIRLGTISRRFWLNHPKSARSGETKKSLWWWIIPLILLVAFVEIGFRDTLVNLWTGIFPFFAEREGYDASAMFTPELRAQMVGAWGLLGVLFVNALFNTFLGEEFLFRGVLLPKMEGVFGKWDWVANGVIFGFYHLHQPWGILSSVLTGWMYTFPARRFRTTWFSIILHSGQSVYLLFLILGLVLGLA, from the coding sequence ATGTCAACACAGGAAATAACATCTAAAAAAGATCAATACACTCTCTGGCAGATCCTCGGAATCTGGCTTGCAGGCGGCGCGCCGATGTGGCTGTTGAGTTGGGTGGCTTATCCCACCCTGAGCGCCGGACTCCCGCCATTGGACGCAGGTCTGTTGCGCTACAAATTGCTCACTGTCGGGCTGATCTGGCAGTTTGCGCTGGCGATGATCATTCTCTATCGCGAAGAGGGAAACATCCGTCTGGGGACGATCAGCCGTCGTTTCTGGCTGAACCACCCAAAGTCCGCGCGAAGCGGGGAGACGAAGAAATCCTTGTGGTGGTGGATCATTCCGCTGATCCTGCTTGTTGCCTTCGTGGAAATCGGTTTTCGGGATACGCTTGTCAACTTGTGGACGGGGATCTTCCCCTTCTTCGCCGAGCGGGAAGGCTACGATGCGTCCGCAATGTTCACTCCTGAATTGCGCGCGCAGATGGTCGGCGCGTGGGGATTACTCGGGGTGCTCTTTGTGAATGCGCTGTTCAATACGTTCCTCGGCGAGGAGTTCCTGTTCCGCGGCGTGTTGCTCCCCAAAATGGAAGGCGTGTTCGGCAAATGGGACTGGGTCGCCAATGGTGTGATCTTCGGCTTCTATCATCTTCACCAGCCCTGGGGCATCCTCTCGTCCGTTCTGACGGGTTGGATGTATACCTTTCCCGCCAGACGATTCCGCACGACCTGGTTCTCGATCATTCTGCACTCGGGGCAGAGCGTATATCTCCTTTTCCTGATCCTGGGACTCGTTCTTGGTCTGGCGTAA
- a CDS encoding beta-lactamase family protein: MNTKQLSISLVISVLLMLTIAVPVAAGVGRVAKGEEMPVSPNQAQGPTDAAEMEAFMDELFARQMDENHIAGAAVAVVKDGQLFFAKGYGYADLENKIPVDVETTMFRTGSVGKAITWTAVMQLVEQGKLDLDADINTYLDFRIPDTYPQPITLKHLMTHTSGIEDRWVGSLTPDASELVPEREWMIANFPGRVRPPGEIAGYSNYNAMLGGYIVAQVSGEPYEEYIQKHIFDPLGMTHSTVKPQMPGNLFPFASKSYTFVDDAFQPFPDYFPQPAGLASGFHWVSVTDMARFMIARLEGGFYGNASTEVRILEEDTARQMLTTLYTPDPRLRGTAYGLFDFSDNGQLVLGHTGYAPVMVSELLLLPDQHLGVYVTYNSLGAREGALIFQHFGFQRAFFDHYYPAPAVSPIQPPADFAQRAERFAGFYKAANNHSTTPEKVARLFGDGALEIRDGGDGTLVVPMGGGHELRFVEVEPLYFRQVDGSLSIVFREDDQGRITNLFFDLSPHYGYVKMDWYETTGFNMLLALGCILMFLSMFPVALVRAIRNRRFAPASRSARTADSILFGISLLNVLFVVGLALWFRPMRPSELHDIPQIVEIVMGLGVLSALLTPASLVYTALAWKDRYWGVAYRIYYTLATIAAAAFVWFLHYWNWLGWRY, encoded by the coding sequence ATGAACACAAAACAACTTTCGATCAGTCTTGTGATTTCCGTCTTGCTCATGTTGACTATTGCCGTGCCTGTTGCGGCGGGGGTGGGAAGAGTCGCAAAAGGGGAGGAAATGCCTGTTTCGCCGAATCAGGCACAGGGTCCGACCGATGCGGCGGAGATGGAAGCGTTCATGGACGAGTTGTTCGCGCGTCAAATGGACGAGAATCACATCGCGGGCGCGGCTGTCGCAGTCGTCAAGGATGGGCAGTTATTCTTTGCCAAAGGCTACGGGTACGCTGACCTTGAAAACAAAATTCCCGTTGACGTTGAAACAACAATGTTTCGCACCGGCTCGGTCGGCAAAGCAATCACTTGGACGGCGGTGATGCAACTCGTCGAGCAGGGCAAATTGGATTTGGACGCGGACATCAACACCTATCTCGATTTTCGCATCCCGGATACCTATCCACAGCCGATCACGCTAAAGCATTTGATGACTCATACGTCGGGTATCGAAGACCGCTGGGTCGGAAGTTTGACCCCGGACGCCAGCGAACTGGTTCCCGAACGCGAATGGATGATCGCGAATTTCCCGGGTCGGGTGCGTCCGCCCGGCGAAATAGCAGGTTACTCGAACTACAACGCCATGTTGGGCGGATATATCGTGGCGCAGGTATCGGGCGAGCCGTATGAGGAGTACATCCAGAAACATATCTTTGACCCGCTGGGCATGACTCACTCAACCGTCAAACCGCAAATGCCGGGGAACCTGTTCCCGTTTGCCTCCAAGAGTTATACGTTCGTTGATGACGCCTTCCAACCGTTCCCTGATTATTTTCCCCAGCCCGCGGGACTGGCGTCGGGCTTTCATTGGGTCAGCGTCACAGACATGGCGCGGTTCATGATCGCGCGCCTTGAAGGCGGCTTCTACGGCAATGCCTCCACTGAGGTTCGCATTTTGGAAGAAGACACGGCGCGGCAAATGCTGACCACCCTGTACACTCCCGACCCGCGCCTGCGCGGTACGGCGTACGGCTTGTTCGATTTCAGCGATAACGGTCAGTTGGTTCTTGGTCACACAGGGTATGCGCCAGTGATGGTAAGCGAACTACTGCTGCTGCCCGACCAGCATCTGGGTGTATATGTAACCTACAACAGCCTGGGCGCCAGGGAGGGGGCATTGATTTTCCAACATTTTGGATTCCAAAGGGCGTTTTTTGACCATTACTATCCCGCCCCGGCGGTTTCTCCCATCCAACCCCCGGCGGATTTTGCTCAACGCGCGGAACGGTTCGCGGGCTTTTACAAAGCCGCCAACAACCACTCCACCACCCCTGAAAAAGTAGCCCGGCTTTTCGGCGATGGCGCGCTGGAAATCCGTGATGGCGGTGACGGCACGCTGGTTGTTCCCATGGGGGGAGGGCACGAGCTGCGCTTTGTGGAAGTGGAGCCGCTTTACTTCCGCCAGGTGGATGGTTCGCTTTCCATCGTTTTCCGAGAGGACGATCAGGGTCGTATTACCAACTTGTTTTTCGACCTCAGCCCTCATTATGGTTACGTAAAAATGGATTGGTATGAAACGACCGGCTTCAATATGCTGTTAGCCCTGGGTTGCATCCTGATGTTCCTGTCCATGTTCCCGGTGGCGTTGGTGCGCGCGATTCGGAATCGCCGCTTTGCCCCCGCTTCACGATCCGCCCGCACAGCGGACTCGATCCTCTTCGGCATCAGCCTTCTGAATGTGTTGTTCGTGGTCGGTCTCGCGCTGTGGTTCCGCCCCATGCGCCCGTCGGAATTGCACGACATTCCACAGATCGTTGAGATCGTGATGGGGTTGGGCGTCTTGTCTGCCTTGCTGACTCCCGCCTCGCTGGTCTACACCGCGCTAGCTTGGAAGGATCGCTATTGGGGCGTCGCCTATCGTATCTATTACACGTTGGCAACGATCGCGGCGGCCGCTTTTGTCTGGTTCCTGCATTACTGGAACTGGTTGGGCTGGCGGTATTAA
- the polX gene encoding DNA polymerase/3'-5' exonuclease PolX, protein MNNKQLADTFTLIANLLEIKGEIIYKTLAYRKASESLMGLGREAEEYWKEDKLEDIPGVGKAIAEKIDELLSTGKLQFLEKLKREVPESLAGWLQVPSLGPKKISLIWKTLNITTLAQLETAAKKGKLRDLPGMGAKSETAILEGIASLARRSGRLPLGRAYPLAQEIIRVLKGVKGVVAVEPAGSLRRMRSTIGDLDILVASKDSAAVMEAFVNLKGVERVLGKGDTKSSIEFFDGVRAQIWVHPPEEFGTALQYATGSKDHNVQLRQIALDKGLSLSDHSFKKVKGKGEIFCSTEEEVYKTLGLPWIPPELREGRGEVEAAKKNKLPKLIEVKDIKSNLQTHSTWSDGKLSMLEMARAAAIRGMKVIAFTDHSASLGVAGGMKIEDHKKQAAEIKKIQKELDNEILVLHATEVEIKADGSLDYPDEFLASLDLVLASIHSSLRQPREKITERMLKAVRNPHVDIIGHPTGRELMPDREGADIDMQVVLQAAAESGVAMEINAHPSRLDLDDAFAKRAKELGVLISINTDAHSEGDLDMLHYGVAIARRAWLTKDDVINCWSTEKLLKWLKQRG, encoded by the coding sequence ATGAACAACAAACAACTTGCCGATACATTCACGCTGATCGCCAACCTGCTCGAGATCAAAGGCGAGATCATTTATAAAACGCTGGCATATCGAAAAGCCTCCGAAAGCCTGATGGGCCTGGGGCGCGAGGCGGAGGAATATTGGAAAGAGGACAAACTCGAGGATATTCCCGGCGTTGGCAAAGCCATTGCGGAAAAGATCGACGAGCTGCTTTCCACGGGAAAGCTCCAATTCTTGGAGAAACTGAAGAGGGAAGTGCCCGAAAGCCTGGCAGGCTGGCTGCAGGTCCCTTCGCTGGGACCGAAAAAGATTTCACTGATCTGGAAAACGTTGAATATCACAACACTTGCGCAGCTTGAAACGGCGGCAAAAAAAGGCAAATTGCGCGACCTGCCCGGCATGGGCGCGAAATCTGAAACCGCAATTTTGGAAGGCATCGCTTCATTGGCGCGGAGGTCAGGCAGGCTTCCGTTGGGGAGGGCGTATCCGCTCGCGCAGGAGATCATCCGAGTCCTCAAAGGCGTGAAGGGAGTCGTCGCCGTGGAACCCGCCGGGAGTTTAAGAAGGATGCGCTCCACCATCGGCGATCTCGACATCCTGGTTGCATCCAAAGATTCTGCAGCGGTGATGGAGGCATTCGTCAATCTAAAAGGCGTGGAACGCGTGCTGGGAAAAGGCGATACGAAATCAAGCATCGAATTCTTCGACGGTGTGCGCGCGCAAATTTGGGTGCATCCGCCGGAGGAATTTGGAACGGCGCTTCAATATGCGACCGGCTCCAAAGATCACAACGTTCAGCTGCGTCAGATCGCTTTGGATAAAGGTTTGTCCTTGTCGGATCATTCGTTCAAAAAGGTCAAGGGCAAAGGTGAGATATTTTGCTCAACGGAAGAGGAGGTGTACAAGACTTTGGGCTTGCCGTGGATACCTCCCGAGTTGCGCGAAGGGCGTGGCGAAGTTGAAGCGGCGAAGAAAAATAAACTACCGAAACTGATCGAGGTGAAGGACATTAAATCGAACCTGCAGACGCACTCTACCTGGAGCGACGGTAAATTAAGCATGTTGGAGATGGCGCGCGCTGCGGCGATACGCGGCATGAAGGTTATCGCGTTCACTGATCATTCTGCAAGCCTCGGCGTGGCGGGCGGCATGAAGATCGAAGATCACAAAAAGCAGGCTGCTGAGATCAAAAAGATACAAAAGGAACTCGACAATGAGATCCTTGTGCTTCATGCAACGGAGGTGGAGATAAAAGCCGATGGCTCGCTCGATTATCCGGATGAATTTCTCGCCTCGCTCGACCTCGTACTTGCATCCATCCATTCCAGCCTGCGCCAGCCGAGAGAGAAGATCACGGAGCGTATGCTGAAAGCCGTGAGAAACCCGCATGTGGATATCATCGGTCACCCGACGGGACGCGAACTTATGCCGGATAGGGAAGGGGCGGATATCGACATGCAAGTTGTTTTGCAAGCCGCGGCAGAATCCGGTGTGGCGATGGAGATCAACGCCCATCCCTCGCGCCTCGACCTCGACGATGCGTTTGCGAAGCGCGCCAAGGAATTGGGTGTGCTCATCAGCATCAACACCGACGCGCATTCCGAAGGCGATCTGGACATGCTCCATTACGGAGTCGCCATTGCCCGCCGCGCCTGGCTGACAAAAGATGACGTGATCAATTGCTGGTCAACTGAGAAGCTCTTGAAGTGGTTGAAACAGAGGGGATGA
- a CDS encoding DUF1232 domain-containing protein yields MLEKLKARARALKQEAYAVYLGSKDPRTPWYVRVLIFLVVAHTFSPIDLIPDFIPVLGYLDDLIITPGGLWLAVRLIPPEVMEEARREAASRGEVGGAGWVGAVLTILIWILLLIWLVKILAKI; encoded by the coding sequence ATGCTGGAAAAATTGAAAGCCCGCGCTCGAGCATTGAAGCAGGAAGCGTATGCCGTCTACCTCGGGTCGAAGGATCCGCGCACGCCGTGGTACGTAAGGGTGCTGATCTTTTTGGTTGTTGCTCACACCTTTAGCCCAATTGATCTCATCCCGGACTTCATCCCAGTGTTGGGGTATCTAGACGATCTGATTATCACTCCGGGCGGATTATGGCTGGCAGTTAGGTTGATTCCGCCAGAGGTGATGGAAGAGGCTCGCAGGGAGGCAGCAAGCCGGGGCGAAGTGGGAGGCGCGGGTTGGGTTGGGGCGGTATTGACCATCCTGATTTGGATCCTCCTTCTGATCTGGCTGGTTAAAATTCTGGCTAAGATTTGA
- a CDS encoding AAA family ATPase yields MSDPLLATKISLPILRQILVPRRKVLEQLNDGLRDGHLLTLVSAPAGYGKTTTIRMWVEQAGCPVAWVTLEKSDNDLKQFLAYLFTALGRAVSDLGQSALEMVENAQEINPTAALGLLVNDLHGLDQPIILVLEEYHLIENEMIDQAVEYLLTQSIASLRLVIATREDPSLPLTRLRVRNQLTEIRAADLSFSLEEAVEFFADVMGVNLSKKETEILKDKTEGWAAGLQLAALSLKENKDTAKFVEAFGGTHRHVLDYLIEETLNSQSEEMREFLRRTSVLDQLSAPLCEAVTEQRESKKILQYLESNNLFLVSLDEERNWYRYHALFGELLKNQLLQVEPERVSELHERAADWYEKNGFIQKAVEHAFQISDGGKVSRLIERHALPMIYQGEVSTVAGWFDRLPEPLIQVSPMLCVCKAWSLVLMQRKTMRIREAEQALQAAGDALDHVNSDEALRNLVAGHIATIQAFVMGTPGLTREGAGKLIETTRNAQRLLPENEKAIRSVNAMVAGNGYLALADLPAAEKAFKETLEDGVAGGNFYAAIYGPVNFILIAMIKGQLELALQLSEANIDRFNRLLAGQRFPPIGALYILKGCVLLEKNLLAEAEQALTQGLSLIRWTGEFRTHMKGYAALARLHSAQGDREGIAESLKFLEETRPESAPYAQTLRQRFSVYDPEEHKLNVEEAHISVTQAAARFSALPDITGIDLMSRIRFQTHLSDAYNLTKSVAGNQKAYSFLDVHKYFARQEKFANTHELYDWLIEIWLLRALMYHVEGNAEEARCLMQPTLEAAAPRGYFRIFLDEADLLRPLLESTLRHLKNNDLSAYVKRLLEAMPGKSIEVKSASVPEDILSDRELDVLRRLAAGESYKEIGQKLFLSLNTVQFHVKSIYRKLLVNKRMQAIEKAREMRLI; encoded by the coding sequence ATGTCCGATCCCTTGCTGGCGACCAAGATCAGTCTGCCGATTTTGCGCCAGATTCTGGTTCCCAGAAGAAAAGTCCTCGAGCAATTGAACGACGGATTGCGTGATGGACATTTGCTTACTTTGGTATCCGCCCCGGCGGGATATGGAAAAACCACCACCATTCGCATGTGGGTGGAGCAGGCGGGATGCCCGGTGGCCTGGGTCACGCTGGAAAAATCGGATAACGACCTCAAACAATTTCTCGCTTACCTTTTTACTGCCTTGGGCAGGGCGGTAAGCGATCTCGGTCAGTCCGCGCTGGAGATGGTGGAAAACGCGCAGGAGATAAATCCTACTGCTGCGCTTGGATTGTTGGTCAATGACCTGCACGGTCTGGATCAGCCGATCATTTTGGTTTTGGAAGAATATCACCTGATCGAAAACGAGATGATAGATCAGGCTGTCGAATACTTGCTCACTCAATCCATTGCCAGCCTGCGGCTGGTCATCGCAACCCGTGAAGACCCCAGCCTGCCGCTGACGCGCCTGCGGGTGCGAAATCAACTCACCGAGATTCGCGCGGCGGACTTGAGCTTCTCCCTCGAAGAGGCGGTCGAATTTTTCGCGGACGTGATGGGAGTCAATCTTTCCAAAAAGGAAACGGAGATCCTGAAAGACAAGACGGAAGGCTGGGCTGCGGGTCTTCAACTGGCGGCATTGTCATTGAAGGAAAACAAGGACACGGCAAAATTTGTCGAGGCGTTTGGCGGAACTCACCGTCACGTTCTGGATTATCTTATCGAAGAAACCCTCAACAGCCAGTCGGAGGAGATGCGGGAATTCCTGCGGCGAACGTCCGTTTTGGACCAGTTATCCGCTCCCCTGTGCGAAGCCGTGACCGAACAACGGGAAAGCAAGAAAATTCTCCAATATCTGGAAAGCAACAACCTGTTTCTGGTTTCCCTTGATGAAGAGCGCAACTGGTATCGCTACCACGCTCTGTTCGGCGAACTATTGAAGAACCAACTTTTGCAGGTCGAACCGGAACGCGTGTCCGAGTTGCACGAACGCGCCGCGGACTGGTATGAGAAAAACGGTTTCATCCAGAAGGCGGTCGAACATGCCTTCCAGATATCGGATGGCGGCAAAGTGTCCAGATTGATCGAGAGACATGCCCTGCCGATGATCTATCAGGGCGAGGTTTCGACGGTTGCAGGCTGGTTCGACAGACTCCCGGAACCGCTCATTCAAGTTTCTCCCATGCTATGCGTCTGCAAGGCTTGGTCGTTGGTCTTGATGCAACGAAAAACAATGCGCATACGGGAAGCGGAACAGGCATTGCAAGCCGCCGGGGATGCCTTGGACCACGTCAACTCGGATGAAGCCCTGCGAAACCTGGTGGCTGGGCACATCGCGACCATTCAAGCATTTGTTATGGGAACGCCGGGCTTGACGCGAGAGGGGGCTGGAAAATTGATCGAAACGACCCGAAACGCCCAGCGCCTCCTCCCGGAAAATGAAAAAGCCATTCGCAGTGTTAATGCCATGGTTGCCGGTAACGGTTATTTGGCGCTTGCCGACCTGCCAGCCGCTGAGAAAGCATTCAAAGAAACCCTTGAGGATGGCGTGGCTGGCGGGAATTTTTATGCCGCCATTTATGGGCCGGTAAACTTTATCCTGATCGCGATGATAAAAGGACAGTTGGAACTTGCCCTGCAGCTTTCTGAGGCGAATATTGATCGGTTCAACCGACTCCTTGCTGGACAAAGATTTCCTCCCATTGGCGCGCTTTACATCCTGAAAGGATGCGTCCTTCTCGAGAAAAATCTTCTGGCAGAAGCGGAACAGGCGTTGACTCAAGGTCTGAGTCTTATCCGCTGGACCGGTGAGTTCCGGACTCACATGAAAGGCTATGCCGCCCTGGCGCGATTGCACTCCGCTCAAGGTGACCGGGAAGGAATCGCTGAAAGCCTGAAGTTCCTTGAAGAGACCCGACCGGAAAGCGCCCCTTATGCACAGACGTTGCGGCAGCGTTTTTCGGTGTACGATCCGGAGGAGCATAAGCTCAATGTTGAGGAAGCGCATATCTCGGTGACACAAGCCGCAGCCAGGTTTAGCGCCTTACCCGACATAACCGGTATTGACTTAATGAGTAGAATCCGATTTCAGACTCACCTGAGCGATGCCTACAACCTGACAAAGTCAGTTGCAGGAAATCAAAAAGCTTATTCTTTCCTCGACGTTCATAAATACTTTGCCCGCCAGGAAAAGTTTGCGAATACCCATGAGCTCTACGACTGGCTGATCGAGATTTGGCTTCTCAGAGCGCTGATGTATCATGTGGAGGGAAATGCGGAGGAGGCGCGTTGCTTGATGCAGCCCACGCTCGAGGCGGCTGCCCCAAGGGGATATTTCCGCATCTTTCTTGATGAAGCCGACCTCCTGCGCCCTCTGCTTGAATCCACGCTTCGGCATTTGAAAAACAACGATCTCTCTGCCTACGTCAAACGCCTGCTGGAGGCGATGCCAGGAAAATCCATCGAAGTCAAATCCGCCTCCGTGCCGGAGGATATATTAAGCGACCGGGAACTCGATGTGTTGAGACGATTGGCAGCGGGGGAATCCTATAAAGAGATCGGGCAGAAACTCTTCCTCAGCCTGAACACGGTGCAATTCCACGTCAAGAGTATCTATCGCAAATTGCTGGTCAACAAACGGATGCAGGCGATCGAGAAGGCACGGGAGATGAGGTTGATCTAA
- a CDS encoding CPBP family intramembrane metalloprotease — protein MSTIVKKYPAISLLVLAMILGFAPALAVAAGLLPPAWIQLGALSSSVAAVVLVLIEGRKGGLRELLSRALIWRVGIRWWIFALFFMIVPSVAALYVYHLLGGPSVDWSGLQPLYQIVPAFVFLTLAAGIGEEFGWRGFLLPRLQSRHNALVSGLIVGVAWATWHVPLFFIEGTNQYEQRLANGMLPAILGYAMFVIVQSVQFTWLFNNTKGSVLLAAVFHGASNAWAGYLGMGNVPFGGILTLAGLSVLITAVVVPLAGAENLSRAFNRNVLEIKNGQPDTVQPSKEGIAQPSGSQ, from the coding sequence ATGTCTACAATCGTTAAGAAATACCCTGCAATATCCCTACTTGTCCTTGCCATGATTCTTGGCTTTGCGCCTGCGCTTGCCGTGGCTGCTGGTTTACTTCCCCCGGCGTGGATCCAACTTGGGGCGCTTAGCTCCAGTGTGGCAGCGGTTGTGCTCGTTCTGATCGAAGGTCGCAAGGGCGGACTGCGTGAATTGCTCAGCCGCGCCCTGATCTGGCGGGTCGGTATCCGCTGGTGGATCTTTGCATTGTTCTTCATGATCGTCCCATCTGTGGCTGCCCTCTACGTGTATCACTTGTTGGGCGGACCGTCTGTGGATTGGAGCGGGCTTCAGCCGCTGTATCAAATCGTTCCCGCGTTCGTCTTTCTCACCCTCGCGGCAGGGATCGGCGAGGAGTTTGGCTGGAGAGGATTTCTCCTGCCGCGGCTTCAATCCCGCCATAACGCGCTGGTTTCAGGTCTCATTGTCGGAGTCGCCTGGGCCACCTGGCATGTCCCCCTGTTTTTCATCGAGGGGACAAACCAGTACGAACAGCGATTGGCAAACGGAATGCTCCCCGCTATTCTCGGCTACGCAATGTTTGTGATCGTCCAATCGGTCCAATTCACCTGGCTGTTCAACAACACCAAAGGCAGTGTTCTGCTGGCGGCGGTTTTCCATGGCGCAAGCAATGCATGGGCTGGATATCTCGGCATGGGCAATGTCCCCTTTGGCGGGATTCTCACCCTTGCGGGTTTATCTGTGCTAATCACCGCTGTCGTCGTCCCGCTGGCTGGAGCAGAGAATCTCTCCCGCGCATTCAATCGAAACGTGCTTGAAATTAAGAATGGACAGCCTGATACCGTTCAGCCATCAAAAGAAGGAATTGCGCAACCCTCAGGCTCGCAATAA
- a CDS encoding ketopantoate reductase family protein: MKILMFGAGVINTLYGYALAQAGNDVTHYVRPGKKKMFGNGIRLNFLDGRENPPKQASVHYPVKIVEEFSSADGYELIIVSVRHYQLDSVMPVIRDKIGNTDILIFNGNWDGIDNLDQYLPRSQYLLGFPVAGGGYNGMTLDGALLDEIRLGELDGKSTSRLERIANVFRGADIKVDVQFNMQHWLWVHFAINSGIIGAAFKAGSAQKLLNSIPLLRKGILAGREALEVCRARGVNVDSFEDAKSFYLPVWLAAVGVWYMMKTNLPARKIMETHTAVDELQVIYRDVLKSGEERGIPMPHFKSLKPYVDNPPALH; encoded by the coding sequence ATGAAAATCCTCATGTTCGGAGCAGGTGTTATCAACACCCTCTATGGTTATGCCCTGGCACAGGCGGGCAATGACGTGACGCATTACGTCCGCCCTGGGAAGAAGAAAATGTTCGGGAACGGGATCCGTCTCAACTTCCTGGACGGACGCGAAAATCCGCCGAAGCAGGCATCCGTGCATTATCCGGTGAAAATCGTCGAAGAATTCTCCAGCGCGGATGGTTATGAACTTATCATTGTCAGCGTACGGCATTATCAACTCGATTCGGTTATGCCCGTAATCAGGGATAAAATCGGTAACACCGACATTCTCATCTTCAACGGCAATTGGGACGGCATCGATAATCTCGACCAATATCTGCCGCGCTCACAATACCTCTTGGGATTCCCCGTCGCGGGTGGCGGTTACAATGGGATGACTCTTGACGGCGCATTGCTCGACGAGATTCGGCTCGGCGAACTGGACGGCAAATCCACGTCGCGGCTGGAGCGCATTGCAAACGTGTTTCGGGGCGCGGACATCAAGGTGGATGTGCAGTTCAACATGCAGCACTGGCTGTGGGTTCACTTCGCCATCAACAGCGGAATCATCGGCGCGGCGTTCAAGGCAGGCAGTGCGCAGAAACTATTGAACAGTATTCCGCTTTTGCGAAAAGGAATCCTTGCGGGGCGCGAAGCGTTGGAAGTCTGTCGCGCAAGAGGCGTGAACGTGGACTCCTTCGAAGACGCGAAATCCTTCTATCTTCCCGTCTGGCTCGCGGCGGTGGGCGTGTGGTACATGATGAAAACCAACCTGCCCGCCCGCAAGATCATGGAAACGCACACGGCGGTGGACGAACTGCAAGTCATCTACCGCGACGTATTGAAATCGGGCGAGGAACGGGGTATCCCCATGCCGCATTTCAAGTCATTGAAACCGTATGTGGATAATCCGCCTGCATTGCATTAA
- a CDS encoding CPBP family intramembrane metalloprotease, whose translation MSTQKITSNKDQYTLWQILGIWAGAALPMGISYWVVMPILLSRGSVSPFAFLFLINAGLIWQGVFAYILLRREVKPFTWQGVEDRLWLYTPSDPRTGIPSKWLFLWTIPLIAISVIGFSNLGWLDDLWLKALPFLEPRPYAVIQNLAGPAVGQWWLLGLLAVQIVFNYLLGEELIFRGILLPKMNGVFGKWDWLANHLLFTAYHLHFIWNTPARLLLDWTYSLPAKRFKSYWMGAIVHGFDALGLIFMFIMAIMGLV comes from the coding sequence ATGTCTACTCAAAAAATAACATCCAATAAAGACCAATATACACTATGGCAGATCCTCGGCATTTGGGCAGGCGCCGCCCTGCCGATGGGAATCAGCTATTGGGTGGTCATGCCCATCCTGCTCTCACGCGGGAGCGTGAGTCCATTCGCGTTTCTCTTTTTGATCAATGCCGGATTGATCTGGCAGGGAGTCTTTGCCTATATCCTGCTGAGGCGCGAAGTGAAACCATTCACCTGGCAGGGCGTGGAGGACAGATTATGGCTATACACCCCTTCCGATCCCAGGACAGGTATTCCCTCGAAATGGCTTTTCCTGTGGACGATCCCACTCATCGCGATTTCCGTTATCGGGTTCTCGAACCTTGGATGGCTTGATGATCTGTGGTTGAAGGCTCTACCGTTTCTCGAGCCGCGTCCCTATGCGGTCATCCAAAACCTGGCTGGACCCGCCGTGGGACAGTGGTGGTTATTGGGCTTGCTGGCAGTGCAGATCGTGTTCAATTACCTTTTGGGTGAAGAATTGATCTTCCGTGGAATCCTGTTGCCCAAAATGAACGGCGTGTTCGGAAAGTGGGACTGGCTCGCCAACCACCTTCTGTTCACGGCATACCATCTGCATTTCATCTGGAATACCCCCGCGCGCCTGCTCCTCGATTGGACCTATTCCCTGCCCGCAAAACGCTTCAAATCCTATTGGATGGGAGCCATCGTTCATGGGTTTGACGCCCTGGGTCTGATATTCATGTTCATCATGGCTATCATGGGATTGGTTTAG